The segment CAACGATCAAGACAAAAACCGCACCAGTGTGAAGGGAGACCCGAGCAGCCACTCAGTGGAAGTGATCATCTCTAAGCTGACAGTCAGGGACACAGACCGCTACTACTGTGAATTTGTGGTGGAAAACCCTTCTTCTGAAGACGAACGAGTGAAGGGAAAGACTGAATTCTTCCTTCTCGTTGGTGCTGGTGAgtgtttcttgtttctttttttttttttttgttccacacacttttcacttgtttttcagCCGCAGGCGGTTGACATTCTGAGTGGGTGTTTGGTGCTTTTGCTTCCTCGGCACTAGTGCACCTACTAAACACTACTTCTAATAAGGCATATTTTATAAGAGattacatatgtatatatatatatatgcagttgaaaatgttgttaattaattgGTGGGTCTTGCtgagctaaaaataaaaagtatatcATGCTGGAGAAGGATTTATACCAACAAAatggatttttcacaacctggcaacctaAAAGTTCCCTTCATCAATAACATGTTACTGACAAATAGTTTATAAATGATTCAtcaacatgaataaataaacaaacaaagcttTACTGCTTCTATATAAACTATGCCTTATTAAAAACGGTGTgatgagtctttttttttctttgggagCTGTTTCAAACAACAGAATGAAACAGTTAACGTGGTCTCTCAGCAGTTCCTGAAGTATCGTCGACAGTTTAACTGCAAACAGCGCAGATCATCTGATCTGCTCGTCTGTCCTCGTTTGACACACATTTGCCGATGAGTCACTCGCTGCCACTGTCAATTATCCTTTGTTTAAGCATTGTCAGTTGTCAGAGTAGTTTGGCCATAAATTACTTCATTTTATTACTCTGTGTCAGTTCTGCTGCTTAAAGTAACATCTTTGATGAAGCTCAGGACACATCCAGTGATTGGCTGccagtgatgatgtcactgtaTAAACTTGCCCTTCACATCAGCCCAAACACACCTGAGGTCATATTCTAAGTTTTATTCCCTTTCCCTTCCGGAGATTCGTCCGGGTCAGTCGACAGAGGGTGGTTAGAGACATGCGCTGGGGGCTCTGTGGTGCTCCCCTGCCTCCCTGAGCAGGAGGGTTTGGCCGTGGAGGGGGTGAGTCTGAAGCGGCAGAGGGGCCGGGCACCCGTGGAGTTGCTGTACCACTCGAAGCGGCACCACAGCAGCAACGGGCCCCCGACCTCATCCCAGTTCCCCGCTGAGAGATTCCACCTGACCTCGGCGCCCGGCCCCAGCGGCATCACCTACAACCTCaccctgcagcagctgcagccggAGGACAGCGGCCGGTACAGCTGCCAGCTGCTCCAGCATGGCAACCCTGACAGCAGCACCAGTCTAGGGAGACAAGTGTTCTTTGTTTCTGTGCAAGGTGGGTCAAATCACAGCGGGGCTCGATCATCACCAGGTCACTCAGActaacttcctttttttttgttcccctAGCTCTTGAAAATGAGAAtaccatttattttcattataactTTTTTGTTGCTCTGTTGTTGCACCTGTGCGTCTCCTTCAGATTAGCCttcacacactaacacaacTACTacttataatattaataatggcAATAAatctacattattattattattgctgtgtGTGATTTCTTTTCAAATGATTTGTATTTAGTTGATTTAGGTTTTATGGGACACTTACAGGCTCTTAAACACATGCAACAGATGTTCAGTTTCACAATAGAAAAGTTCCCTTATTTCATTACTTGTATGTCTGAACACAACTAGCAACACCAGACAACAGCAGACATCAATAACAGATGAAATTCATATTTCTCTCCTACTTCATTTGAATCTTATAAATGTATGAAGTAAAATGAACAATCATCAATCAAAAGGTGCCAGACTGCAGGATGTGATGTATACATATCGATACTGAGCATCTATTCAAATCTCATGTTagtaacaataaaaatgtacacatgtttttgtgtgtggttTGTACACGAATCAACTACTTCAGAGTAGTGGAATGAACTCAGCAAGCGAAAAGTGAAAATTGAAATAGTGAAATGAAAAGTCTAGCGGAGTC is part of the Thunnus albacares chromosome 3, fThuAlb1.1, whole genome shotgun sequence genome and harbors:
- the cd7al gene encoding cd7 antigen-like isoform X1, with the protein product MMSGVQFLVCLWTLLIAQSGFVRSEIQFIKKDEGDSVRFPCTTEQRNPPPFGVYLKRSWLNQDDMLFKHAGEEFTVGNDQDKNRTSVKGDPSSHSVEVIISKLTVRDTDRYYCEFVVENPSSEDERVKGKTEFFLLVGADSSGSVDRGWLETCAGGSVVLPCLPEQEGLAVEGVSLKRQRGRAPVELLYHSKRHHSSNGPPTSSQFPAERFHLTSAPGPSGITYNLTLQQLQPEDSGRYSCQLLQHGNPDSSTSLGRQVFFVSVQGGQCSCSGSSTLFYVLSSAVVALLLLLGFVGIYLCKTRRSVRSHPQAPIYEEMAGVKPRKFPPRHLEDKEHENRNCIVKKSCSDNHYESPSGALFPRRES
- the cd7al gene encoding cd7 antigen-like isoform X3; protein product: MLFKHAGEEFTVGNDQDKNRTSVKGDPSSHSVEVIISKLTVRDTDRYYCEFVVENPSSEDERVKGKTEFFLLVGADSSGSVDRGWLETCAGGSVVLPCLPEQEGLAVEGVSLKRQRGRAPVELLYHSKRHHSSNGPPTSSQFPAERFHLTSAPGPSGITYNLTLQQLQPEDSGRYSCQLLQHGNPDSSTSLGRQVFFVSVQGGQCSCSGSSTLFYVLSSAVVALLLLLGFVGIYLCKTRRSVRSHPQAPIYEEMAGVKPRKFPPRHLEDKEHENRNCIVKKSCSDNHYESPSGALFPRRES
- the cd7al gene encoding cd7 antigen-like isoform X2, with protein sequence MTVRSEIQFIKKDEGDSVRFPCTTEQRNPPPFGVYLKRSWLNQDDMLFKHAGEEFTVGNDQDKNRTSVKGDPSSHSVEVIISKLTVRDTDRYYCEFVVENPSSEDERVKGKTEFFLLVGADSSGSVDRGWLETCAGGSVVLPCLPEQEGLAVEGVSLKRQRGRAPVELLYHSKRHHSSNGPPTSSQFPAERFHLTSAPGPSGITYNLTLQQLQPEDSGRYSCQLLQHGNPDSSTSLGRQVFFVSVQGGQCSCSGSSTLFYVLSSAVVALLLLLGFVGIYLCKTRRSVRSHPQAPIYEEMAGVKPRKFPPRHLEDKEHENRNCIVKKSCSDNHYESPSGALFPRRES